The Streptomyces sp. Alt3 genome has a segment encoding these proteins:
- a CDS encoding carbohydrate ABC transporter permease: protein MALSLSTPAKSAGRATDPAPRDSPLRRKRNRERLRNLGFLSPWIVGFSVFFGYPLIATVYFSFMHYNQIKAPTFVGLRNWRYVLEQMPLFGPALWNTLWLVVVMVALRVVFGLGIGLLITKVKTGVGLFRTAFYIPYLAPPVAATVAFVFLLNPSTGPVNEVLSWIGLHGPNWFNDPNWSKPSLVLLSLWGIGDLMVIFMASLLDVPKEQYEAADLDGAGAWTKFRYVTWPAIIPIVLFAVVTGVVQTMQYYTQALVAGKLASGVSIGPGTVIQPGYPEHSTLTVPQLVYSLGFQNFNTGAACVLSLVLFAIAMAVTLLLMRKSVGLIPAED, encoded by the coding sequence ATGGCACTGTCCCTCTCCACCCCGGCGAAGTCCGCCGGACGGGCGACCGATCCGGCCCCCCGCGACTCCCCCCTGCGGCGCAAGCGGAACCGTGAGCGGCTGCGCAACCTGGGATTTCTCTCGCCCTGGATCGTCGGGTTCTCGGTCTTCTTCGGATACCCGCTGATCGCGACCGTCTACTTCTCGTTCATGCACTACAACCAGATCAAGGCGCCCACCTTCGTGGGGCTGCGGAACTGGCGGTACGTGCTGGAGCAGATGCCGCTGTTCGGCCCGGCCCTGTGGAACACGCTGTGGCTGGTCGTCGTGATGGTCGCGCTGCGCGTGGTCTTCGGCCTCGGCATCGGCCTGCTCATCACGAAGGTCAAGACGGGTGTGGGGCTGTTCCGTACGGCCTTCTACATCCCGTACCTGGCTCCGCCCGTCGCGGCCACGGTCGCCTTCGTCTTCCTCCTCAACCCGTCCACCGGGCCGGTCAACGAGGTGCTGTCGTGGATCGGTCTGCACGGGCCGAACTGGTTCAACGACCCGAACTGGTCGAAGCCCTCGCTGGTCCTGCTCTCCCTGTGGGGCATCGGCGACCTGATGGTCATCTTCATGGCCTCGCTGCTCGACGTCCCGAAGGAGCAGTACGAGGCCGCCGATCTGGACGGCGCGGGCGCCTGGACTAAGTTCCGTTACGTCACCTGGCCCGCCATCATCCCGATCGTGCTCTTCGCCGTCGTCACCGGAGTGGTGCAGACGATGCAGTACTACACACAGGCCCTCGTCGCGGGGAAGCTCGCCTCGGGCGTCTCCATCGGCCCCGGCACGGTGATCCAGCCCGGGTATCCGGAGCACTCCACCCTGACGGTCCCGCAGCTCGTCTACTCGCTGGGCTTCCAGAACTTCAACACCGGCGCCGCGTGCGTCCTCTCCCTCGTGCTCTTCGCCATCGCCATGGCCGTGACCCTTCTGCTGATGCGCAAGAGCGTCGGCCTCATCCCGGCGGAGGACTGA
- a CDS encoding ABC transporter substrate-binding protein gives MALRRFRTRVPLALGAAALLLSGCASPSTGSNTDDPTKPVTLKFWHGWSAPGEVKAINENIARFEKLHPNIDVVSTGNVSDETINQALRAGGGDAPDVVTSFTTNNVGQYCSSGMWVDLDPFMRKSGIDKAKVFPKTLLDYTRYEGVQCATPLLADAFGMYYNKDAFEAAGITRPPRTMSEMKADAVKLTLRNKDGSLKRAGFMPNFQLYQNSPDRMFAQWGPEYFDGEGRAKLADEPKTEDFFSTMRDLSDAQGGYAAMERLRARFGDEMSSQNGFLTGKLAMHLDGEWRGLMLDEAKADFDWAVAPLPVPDDQADTYGRGYLTGTVAGIAHSSMHQNAAWELVKYLTVDTEPVVHFANAIHNVPSTFEALKSPGLDADPAFRTFIEIARNPHSQAVPPSNNGGQYITSFGGFSQSVEAGRTKDLHRALKDLDDQIDADNLQSEN, from the coding sequence ATGGCGCTACGGCGCTTTCGTACCCGCGTGCCCCTGGCGCTCGGCGCAGCCGCGCTGCTGCTGTCCGGCTGCGCCAGTCCGAGTACCGGCAGCAACACCGACGACCCCACGAAGCCCGTCACGCTGAAGTTCTGGCACGGCTGGTCGGCGCCCGGCGAGGTCAAGGCGATCAACGAGAACATCGCCCGCTTCGAGAAGCTCCATCCGAACATCGACGTCGTCTCCACCGGCAACGTGAGCGACGAGACGATCAACCAGGCTCTGCGCGCGGGCGGCGGAGACGCACCCGACGTCGTGACCTCCTTCACCACCAACAACGTCGGGCAGTACTGCTCGTCCGGTATGTGGGTGGATCTCGACCCCTTCATGCGGAAGAGCGGGATCGACAAGGCGAAGGTCTTCCCGAAGACGCTGCTGGACTACACGCGGTACGAGGGCGTCCAGTGCGCGACGCCTCTGCTCGCAGACGCGTTCGGCATGTACTACAACAAGGACGCCTTCGAGGCGGCGGGGATCACCCGGCCCCCGCGCACCATGTCGGAGATGAAGGCCGACGCGGTCAAGCTGACGCTGAGGAACAAGGACGGCTCGCTGAAGCGCGCCGGCTTCATGCCGAACTTCCAGCTCTACCAGAACTCCCCCGACCGGATGTTCGCGCAGTGGGGACCGGAGTACTTCGACGGCGAGGGCAGGGCGAAGCTCGCCGACGAGCCGAAGACCGAGGACTTCTTCAGCACCATGCGCGACCTCTCCGACGCACAGGGCGGCTACGCGGCCATGGAGAGGCTGCGCGCCCGCTTCGGTGACGAGATGTCGTCGCAGAACGGCTTCCTGACCGGCAAGCTCGCCATGCACCTGGACGGTGAGTGGCGCGGGCTGATGCTCGACGAGGCGAAGGCGGACTTCGACTGGGCGGTCGCCCCGCTGCCGGTCCCCGACGACCAGGCGGACACCTACGGACGCGGCTATCTGACGGGCACCGTCGCCGGCATCGCGCACAGCAGCATGCACCAGAACGCGGCCTGGGAGCTGGTGAAGTACCTGACGGTCGACACGGAGCCGGTCGTGCACTTCGCCAACGCGATCCACAACGTGCCGTCCACGTTCGAGGCGCTGAAGTCCCCCGGCCTGGACGCGGATCCGGCGTTCCGCACCTTCATCGAGATCGCGCGGAACCCGCACAGCCAGGCCGTTCCGCCCTCGAACAACGGCGGTCAGTACATCACCTCGTTCGGCGGCTTCTCGCAGTCCGTCGAGGCGGGCAGGACGAAGGACCTGCACCGCGCGCTGAAGGACCTCGACGACCAGATCGACGCCGACAACCTCCAGTCGGAAAACTGA